The Salminus brasiliensis chromosome 4, fSalBra1.hap2, whole genome shotgun sequence nucleotide sequence TAGATcatcctgaacacacacacacacacacacacacacacaggtgaaaAACCGAGCGCCTGGCTGCGTCACAATAAACAGAGAACAGATCAATGGAGCTAAAAGAGAAATCCTGTTTAAAGTCTTTAGGTAAAGGTGAGAGTATTTAATTAAAACGGTTTCTAGAGCACAGTGCTGATTCCAGCAGTAAAAGTGATGCTGAAATGAAATATTTCTCTtcatatgaaaagaaactgaaaataTAATTAAACTTAAATGATTTAGTTCAAATAAAGATAAACATCTTAAAAAGCAgaaagtctgtctgtctgcgcCTGATTAGAACAATTTGTACTGTTTTAGATTCTGTCCCACATTAAAAGCTGCAGCAGCTACTTTCCCCTCAAGACCTTACAGGACAATCACGAGCTCGCCCGGCAGGACAggcagacgtgtgtgtgtgtgtgtgtgtgtgtgtgtgcactgtgtcTGAATTCCATTAAGCTAAATTTCATTCTGCACTTTGTTGCATGCTGGTGCGACAGTACGGGAGAGGCGCGGCCCAATAGGAGGGATTTTAAACAGTATATGGAACAAACAGTCAAACCCCCACCCCGACCCCTTACTGTGGCGCTGGCGCTGGGGTGAGCGGTACGTACCCGTAGAGATAGTAGAAGAAGGAGAGCAGGTAGAAGGCGAGTTTACACCAGCCCTCCTTCTGACAGTACGCCAGAATATCAGCGTTCATTATGGTGGTGGGATCGTACAGGCCAGGACCACTCATCACCGGGCGACTCATgtacctgtacacacacacacacacacacacacacacacacacacacacacacacgcagcagtATTTAGTAAAGCTTGTCTAAGCAAAAGGGTTCTTTCACTCATCACAGTAATGGAACCCTAACTGGTGctacaaagaaccctttttctaAATGGTTCTACAAGCGGTCTCCcttgtacaccgatcagccataacattacaaccaggTGAAATGAAGAACACCGATGATCTGATCCAGTGGCTCCCTTCAAGGCGTGGATCTATTAGACAGCAAGAACCAAACGGTGAAGGAGAACCGGTGAACTGGAGACAGGGTCATGTGCACCCAAGACTCACTGATGATTacggaggtcccacctcactaCCAAATAACCGGACCtcaaggacctgctgctaacattaccacaggacaccttcaggggtcttgtggagtccatacctcgaTGGGTcacatattaggcaggtggtgttaatgttatggctgaaggTGTTTTTTTGCTTTAGTAAAGTTTGGAAGAACCCTTTGGTCAAGGTGTAGTTTTTCAGGTGACCTTACATTAGCATCTACATTGCTTTTATAGAGAAGCTCTGATGCAGCAGCAGTGTAGGCGTTTACCTCCAGACGTGGTAGGCCAGCAGGGGCATGTTGAGTCCGAGCGTGAGCCACTCCGCAGCGCAGAGGAACATC carries:
- the cnih1 gene encoding protein cornichon homolog 1 isoform X2, with product MAFTFAAFCYMLALLLTAALIFFAIWHIIAFDELKTDYKNPIDQCNTLNPLVLPEYLIHVFFCVMFLCAAEWLTLGLNMPLLAYHVWRYMSRPVMSGPGLYDPTTIMNADILAYCQKEGWCKLAFYLLSFFYYLYGMIYVLVSS